In a single window of the Megalobrama amblycephala isolate DHTTF-2021 linkage group LG3, ASM1881202v1, whole genome shotgun sequence genome:
- the znf710b gene encoding LOW QUALITY PROTEIN: zinc finger protein 710 (The sequence of the model RefSeq protein was modified relative to this genomic sequence to represent the inferred CDS: inserted 1 base in 1 codon) has product MRSLKHLKPQTKKNVEEKTQRLVRCYSEAMHQQMDAGTQTDPVVVLSLAQAAVLGLISQNEVFGATIAPNGFYTGDPKESPAPPGERMDYEYADQLIGANGDYLGENLGEDGHMHSSCAERRWQGQPENSKPSVEHQDMASHIKGEAVTPXLPSCTHMMNNMVPREGMQMVDPSSYRVLPKPQPNNCCSTCVRDPKNTHPPTDQHLHPHSHNHTPHEVPSRNRSHAHEKGVDEVTEDRDNGRNGMGKAGSGGEEISSYFQANEVSYEGGEMEGVGDFDENSEGMFWAEPVEGEAPRGRRIDRLDINIQINESYCVDVGEGLKRWKCRMCEKSYTSKYNLVTHILGHNGIKPHACPHCGKLFKQPSHLQTHLLTHQGTRPHKCTVCKKGFTQTSHLKRHMLQHTDVKPYSCRFCRRGFAYPSELRAHEVKHERGRCHVCSQCGMEFPTYAHLKRHQVSHQGPSTFQCSQCNKSFAYRSQLQNHLLKHQTQRSFSCSQCGLQFLQLHQLRQHSLTHKTNKPQARATKGTKGFKCDVCAREFTLSANLKRHMLIHASVRPFQCHVCFKSFVQKQTLKTHMIVHLPVKPFKCKVCGKSFNRMYNLLGHMHLHAGSKPFKCACCSSKFNLKGNLSRHMKVKHGMDVSPDGQDGPPDMEPHEDYEDENFNFTAPENMENSDAPNLTKLSEVAIQELDYYNFGKDVGNYSTA; this is encoded by the exons ATGAGATCTCTCAAACACCTGAAGCCACAGACCAAGAAAAATGTG GAGGAGAAGACACAGCGGCTGGTCAGATGTTATTCTGAGGCCATGCACCAGCAGATGGATGCAGGCACACAGACAGACCCTGTGGTGGTCCTGTCTCTGGCCCAAGCAGCTGTGTTGGGACTCATCTCACAGAACGAGGTCTTTGGCGCCACCATCGCCCCCAACGGCTTCTACACCGGAGACCCCAAAGAGTCCCCCGCTCCGCCAGGTGAGAGAATGGACTACGAATACGCCGACCAGCTTATAGGAGCCAACGGCGACTATCTTGGAGAGAATTTGGGCGAGGATGGGCACATGCACTCCAGCTGTGCCGAGAGAAGGTGGCAGGGGCAACCCGAGAACAGCAAACCCTCTGTAGAGCACCAAGACATGGCATCACACATTAAAGGAGAGGCTGTGACCC GGTTGCCCTCCTGCACTCACATGATGAATAACATGGTGCCCAGAGAAGGCATGCAGATGGTGGACCCCTCCAGCTACAGGGTCCTGCCCAAACCCCAACCCAACAACTGCTGCTCCACCTGCGTCAGAGACCCCAAGAATACGCACCCTCCGACTGACCAACATTTACACCCTCATTCCCACAACCACACACCTCATGAGGTTCCTTCACGCAACAGGAGCCACGCACATGAAAAAGGAGTAGATGAGGTAACTGAAGACAGGGACAACGGGAGAAATGGCATGGGGAAAGCAGGAAGCGGTGGCGAGGAAATTAGCAGCTATTTTCAGGCTAACGAGGTCAGCTATGAGGGCGGCGAGATGGAAGGGGTAGGGGACTTCGATGAGAACAGTGAGGGGATGTTCTGGGCAGAGCCCGTGGAAGGAGAGGCACCCCGTGGCCGCCGTATCGACCGACTGGACATTAACATCCAGATCAATGAGTCGTACTGTGTGGACGTTGGTGAGGGCCTGAAGCGATGGAAGTGCCGCATGTGTGAGAAGTCATACACCTCCAAGTACAATCTGGTCACGCACATCCTGGGCCACAATGGCATCAAACCACATGCGTGTCCACATTGCGGCAAACTCTTCAAGCAGCCCAGCCACCTACAGACGCACCTGCTGACACACCAGGGCACACGGCCACACAAGTGCACTGTCTGCAAGAAGGGCTTCACCCAGACCAGCCACCTGAAGCGGCACATGCTGCAGCACACTGACGTTAAGCCCTACAGTTGTCGTTTTTGTCGTCGTGGTTTTGCCTACCCCAGTGAACTCCGTGCTCACGAAGTAAAGCATGAACGAGGCCGGTGCCACGTCTGCTCACAGTGCGGCATGGAGTTTCCTACCTATGCCCACCTGAAGCGTCATCAGGTGAGCCACCAAGGACCTTCCACCTTCCAGTGTAGCCAGTGCAACAAGTCGTTTGCCTACCGCAGCCAGCTGCAGAATCACCTGCTGAAGCACCAAACGCAGCGCTCCTTCTCCTGCAGTCAGTGTGGCCTGCAGTTCCTTCAACTGCATCAGCTACGCCAACACTCCCTAACACACAAGACAAACAAGCCTCAGGCCCGCGCTACTAAg GGAACAAAGGGGTTTAAGTGTGACGTATGTGCCCGAGAGTTTACATTGTCTGCAAACCTAAAGAGGCACATGTTAATCCATGCCAGTGTCCGGCCATTCCAGTGTCATGTGTGCTTCAAATCTTTCGTCCAGAAACAGACCCTCAAAACTCACATGATTGTACACCTGCCTGTGAAACCCTTCAAGTGCAAG GTGTGCGGGAAGTCATTTAACCGAATGTACAACCTCCTGGGCCACATGCACCTCCATGCAGGCAGTAAGCCCTTCAAATGTGCATGCTGTTCGAGTAAATTTAACCTGAAGGGCAATCTTAGCAGACACATGAAGGTCAAACATGGAATGGACGTCTCTCCAGATGGACAAG ATGGCCCACCAGACATGGAGCCTCATGAGGACTATGAGGATGAGAACTTCAATTTTACAGCACCAGAGAATATGGAAAACAGTGATGCACCGAACCTAACTAAGCTCTCTGAAGTGGCCATCCAGGAACTTGACTATTATAATTTTGGGAAGGATGTGGGAAACTACAGTACagcataa